A region from the Metopolophium dirhodum isolate CAU chromosome 9, ASM1992520v1, whole genome shotgun sequence genome encodes:
- the LOC132952340 gene encoding retinol dehydrogenase 11-like, which yields MEYFLPNRCTSTARLDGKTVVVTGCNTGIGKETATEFYKRGARVIMACRSASRTQDAIECIKNQTEGDDNVGELVFKYLELSFLASVRKCAKEILHTEKRIDILVNNAGIMMCPKTLSENGIELHLATNHLGHFLFTLLLLPRILKSAPARIINVTSLAHKWGDQKMHFEDINLDKDYTPSGAYGRSKLANILFTVELAKRLNGTGVTVYAVNPGIVHTELSRYVDQTIFPGASWLYNSFTKIAVKTPQQGAQTTLHCALDEKCAGESGLYYSDCKILEPEPVAKDEEVSAQLWDTSCVFVNLEPSIDPFKPESDDVST from the exons ATGGAGTATTTTTTACCGAACCGCTGTACCTCAACGGCGCGACTCGACGGGAAAACGGTCGTCGTGACGGGATGCAACACAGGAATCGGAAAAGAAACAGCCACGGAATTCTACAAGAGAG GTGCTCGGGTAATAATGGCATGTAGAAGCGCGTCCAGGACACAAGACGCGATAGAATGCATAAAAAATCAGACCGAAGGAGATGATAACGTCGGAGAGTTGGTTTTTAAGTATTTGGAATTGTCGTTTTTGGCATCCGTGAGAAAATGCGCCAAAGAGATATTGCACACAGAGAAAAGAATCGATATTCTAGTAAACAATGCGG GTATAATGATGTGTCCAAAAACGTTGTCGGAGAACGGAATCGAACTTCACTTGGCCACCAACCATTTGGGTCATTTTCTGTTTACACTCTTGCTGCTGCCCAGAATACTGAAGTCGGCTCCGGCCAGGATAATCAACGTGACTTCATTGGCTCACAAAT GGGGTGATCAAAAAATGCATTTCGAAGACATAAATCTAGACAAGGATTACACGCCCAGCGGGGCATACGGCCGATCCAAGTTGGCCAACATTTTGTTCACCGTGGAACTGGCCAAACGTTTAAATG gtaccggAGTGACGGTATACGCGGTCAATCCAGGCATCGTTCACACTGAACTCAGCCGGTATGTCGATCAGACCATCTTCCCTGGCGCGTCGTGGCTGTACAACAGTTTCACCAAAATTGCCGTCAAGACACCCCAACAGGGCGCACAGACCACGTTACACTGCGCTCTGGACGAGAAATGTGCCGGCGAAAGCGGTTTATATTACAG CGATTGCAAAATACTGGAACCAGAACCCGTGGCCAAAGACGAAGAGGTTAGCGCACAGTTGTGGGACACTAGTTGCGTCTTTGTTAATTTAGAACCTTCAATAGATCCTTTCAAACCGGAGAGCGATGACGTATCGACTTAA